The proteins below come from a single Miscanthus floridulus cultivar M001 chromosome 1, ASM1932011v1, whole genome shotgun sequence genomic window:
- the LOC136549294 gene encoding protein NRT1/ PTR FAMILY 8.3-like isoform X1, whose translation MDEAAGLLLQEEGGGGDHEPLLLPLPQQDAGLYTGDGSVDVKGRPALKRTTGNWKACFFILGNECCERLAYYGIAKNLVTYLKVKLHLGNSEAARHVTTWQGTCYLTPLVGAILADSHWGKYWTIAVFSSVYFIGLAILTLSASVPTLQPPSCLRTVCPEASLLQYGIFFVGLYMIALGTGGIKPCVSSFGADQFDDTDPAERAKKGSFFNWFYFCINIGSFISGTIIVWIQDNTGWGIGFAIPTIFMALAISFFFTASNKYRFQKPGGSPLIRVCQVVIAAFRKWHIEVPHDTSHLYEVDGQTSAIEGSRKLEHTNELEFLDRAAVISSADLKSESFTDPWKLCTVTQVEELKILIRMFPIWATTIIFSAVYAQNSSMFIEQGMVLDKRIGSFNIPPASLSTFDVISVIIWVPLYDRILVPIARKFTGREKGFSELQRMGIGLVLSILAMVSAALVELKRLEIARSEGLIHEKAAVPMSILWQIPQYFLVGAAEVFTCIGQTEFFYDQAPDAMRSLCSAFALVTVSLGSYISSIILTLVAYITTQGGDPGWIPDNLNEGHLDRFFWLIAGISFVNLIVYMGCAVRYRYKKAS comes from the exons ATGGATGAGGCAGCAGGACTGCTGTTACAAGAAGAGGGTGGAGGTGGGGACCACGAACCGCTCCTCCTTCCACTTCCACAG CAGGACGCTGGCCTTTACACAGGTGATGGATCTGTTGATGTCAAAGGGCGCCCTGCATTAAAGCGCACTACAGGCAATTGGAAAGCATGTTTTTTCATCCTAG GGAATGAGTGTTGTGAAAGGTTGGCCTACTACGGAATTGCGAAAAACTTAGTTACTTATTTGAAAGTGAAGCTTCATCTAGGCAACTCTGAGGCTGCAAGACATGTCACCACTTGGCAAGGGACATGCTATCTCACTCCCCTTGTTGGAGCCATCTTAGCAGATTCTCATTGGGGGAAATACTGGACAATTGCTGTTTTCTCATCAGTTTACTTTATT GGCCTGGCTATTTTGACGCTGTCAGCATCAGTCCCAACATTGCAGCCACCTTCATGTTTAAGAACAGTTTGTCCAGAAGCAAGCTTACTTCAGTATGGCATATTTTTTGTTGGTCTCTATATGATAGCCCTAGGGACTGGAGGTATCAAACCTTGTGTCTCCTCCTTTGGAGCTGATCAATTTGATGACACTGACCCAGCAGAGAGAGCTAAGAAGGGTTCCTTCTTCAATTGGTTCTACTTCTGTATAAATATTGGTTCATTCATATCAGGCACTATCATAGTGTGGATACAAGATAACACTGGTTGGGGAATAGGATTTGCGATTCCTACTATATTCATGGCATTAGCTATTTCATTCTTCTTCACAGCTTCAAATAAGTACAGATTCCAAAAACCTGGTGGGAGTCCACTCATAAGAGTGTGTCAGGTAGTTATAGCAGCATTTCGTAAGTGGCACATTGAAGTGCCACATGATACATCTCACCTTTATGAAGTTGATGGCCAAACTTCAGCAATTGAGGGAAGCCGGAAGCTGGAGCACACAAATGAGCTCGA GTTCCTTGATAGAGCTGCTGTTATCTCATCTGCTGATCTGAAGAGCGAATCCTTTACGGACCCATGGAAGCTTTGCACAGTTACCcaggtggaagaattgaagatCCTAATAAGAATGTTTCCCATTTGGGCTACTACTATCATATTCAGTGCTGTTTACGCCCAAAACTCTTCCATGTTCATAGAGCAGGGCATGGTTCTTGACAAGCGCATTGGATCTTTCAACATTCCTCCTGCATCTCTCTCAACTTTTGATGTAATCAGCGTCATCATATGGGTTCCACTTTATGACCGCATTCTGGTGCCAATAGCTAGAAAATTCACCGGAAGGGAGAAGGGTTTTTCGGAGCTACAGCGGATGGGAATTGGATTAGTCCTGTCAATTCTTGCGATGGTATCTGCAGCTCTTGTTGAGTTGAAGCGTTTAGAGATTGCCAGGTCTGAAGGTCTTATTCATGAGAAGGCTGCTGTTCCAATGAGCATTCTTTGGCAAATACCACAATATTTCTTGGTGGGTGCTGCTGAGGTGTTTACTTGTATAGGCCAAACTGAGTTCTTTTACGATCAGGCCCCAGATGCCATGAGGAGTTTATGTAGTGCATTTGCACTTGTTACAGTCTCACTGGGAAGCTATATAAGCTCCATCATACTGACGTTGGTGGCGTACATTACAACTCAGGGAGGAGATCCTGGATGGATCCCTGACAATCTGAATGAAGGCCATCTCGACCGGTTCTTTTGGTTAATTGCAGGGATAAGCTTTGTGAATTTGATAGTTTACATGGGTTGTGCTGTGAGATACAGATATAAGAAAGCCTCTTGA
- the LOC136549341 gene encoding protein GID8 homolog — MFLSRIVLRDLNSIDSPASMASSKKVVTRDEWERKLRDVKIRKEDMNRLVMNFLVTEGFVDAADKFRIESGTQPEIDLATITDRMEVKRAVQSGNVQEAIEKINDLNPTILDTNPQLYFHLQQQKLIELIRVGKINEALEFAQEELAPRGEENQTFLEEIEKTVALLVFEDVKNCPYGELLDVSQRLKTASEVNAAILTSQSHEKDPKLPSLLKMLKWTQNQLDEKAAYPRINDFTTDALDDPSI; from the exons ATGTTCCTCTCCCGCATCGTACTCCGCGACCTGAACTCCATCGACTCCCCGGCCTCCATGGCGTCCTCGAAGAAGGTTGTGACCCGTGACGAGTGGGAGCGGAAGCTCCGCGACGTCAAGATCCGCAAGGAGGACATGAACCGCCTCGTCATGAACTTCCTCGTCACCGAGGGCTTTGTCGACGCCGCCGACAAGTTCCGCATCGAGTCCGGCACCCAGC CGGAGATTGACCTAGCGACCATCACGGATCGAATGGAGGTTAAGAGAGCAGTACAGTCGGGTAATGTTCAGGAGGCGATCGAGAAAATCAACGATCTTAACCCCACG ATTCTGGACACGAATCCCCAACTATACTTTCATCTCCAGCAACAGAAACTAATAGAGTTGATTCGCGTGggtaaaataaatgaagctttgGAGTTCgctcaagaagaacttgcacCGAGAGGCGAAGAAAAt CAAACATTTCTCGAGGAGATAGAAAAAACTGTAGCACTACTGGTTTTTGAAGATGTAAAAAATTGCCCTTACGGGGAACTATTGGATGTTTCTCAACGTTTGAAGACTGCAAGTGAAGTTAATGCTGCTATTCTTACAAGCCAAAGTCATGAGAAAG ATCCGAAGCTTCCAAGCCTGTTAAAGATGTTGAAATGGACACAAAATCAACTGGACGAAAAGGCAGCATATCCACGAATCAATGACTTCACCACTGACGCACTGGACGATCCATCGATATGA
- the LOC136549294 gene encoding protein NRT1/ PTR FAMILY 8.3-like isoform X3 codes for MDEAAGLLLQEEGGGGDHEPLLLPLPQGLAILTLSASVPTLQPPSCLRTVCPEASLLQYGIFFVGLYMIALGTGGIKPCVSSFGADQFDDTDPAERAKKGSFFNWFYFCINIGSFISGTIIVWIQDNTGWGIGFAIPTIFMALAISFFFTASNKYRFQKPGGSPLIRVCQVVIAAFRKWHIEVPHDTSHLYEVDGQTSAIEGSRKLEHTNELEFLDRAAVISSADLKSESFTDPWKLCTVTQVEELKILIRMFPIWATTIIFSAVYAQNSSMFIEQGMVLDKRIGSFNIPPASLSTFDVISVIIWVPLYDRILVPIARKFTGREKGFSELQRMGIGLVLSILAMVSAALVELKRLEIARSEGLIHEKAAVPMSILWQIPQYFLVGAAEVFTCIGQTEFFYDQAPDAMRSLCSAFALVTVSLGSYISSIILTLVAYITTQGGDPGWIPDNLNEGHLDRFFWLIAGISFVNLIVYMGCAVRYRYKKAS; via the exons ATGGATGAGGCAGCAGGACTGCTGTTACAAGAAGAGGGTGGAGGTGGGGACCACGAACCGCTCCTCCTTCCACTTCCACAG GGCCTGGCTATTTTGACGCTGTCAGCATCAGTCCCAACATTGCAGCCACCTTCATGTTTAAGAACAGTTTGTCCAGAAGCAAGCTTACTTCAGTATGGCATATTTTTTGTTGGTCTCTATATGATAGCCCTAGGGACTGGAGGTATCAAACCTTGTGTCTCCTCCTTTGGAGCTGATCAATTTGATGACACTGACCCAGCAGAGAGAGCTAAGAAGGGTTCCTTCTTCAATTGGTTCTACTTCTGTATAAATATTGGTTCATTCATATCAGGCACTATCATAGTGTGGATACAAGATAACACTGGTTGGGGAATAGGATTTGCGATTCCTACTATATTCATGGCATTAGCTATTTCATTCTTCTTCACAGCTTCAAATAAGTACAGATTCCAAAAACCTGGTGGGAGTCCACTCATAAGAGTGTGTCAGGTAGTTATAGCAGCATTTCGTAAGTGGCACATTGAAGTGCCACATGATACATCTCACCTTTATGAAGTTGATGGCCAAACTTCAGCAATTGAGGGAAGCCGGAAGCTGGAGCACACAAATGAGCTCGA GTTCCTTGATAGAGCTGCTGTTATCTCATCTGCTGATCTGAAGAGCGAATCCTTTACGGACCCATGGAAGCTTTGCACAGTTACCcaggtggaagaattgaagatCCTAATAAGAATGTTTCCCATTTGGGCTACTACTATCATATTCAGTGCTGTTTACGCCCAAAACTCTTCCATGTTCATAGAGCAGGGCATGGTTCTTGACAAGCGCATTGGATCTTTCAACATTCCTCCTGCATCTCTCTCAACTTTTGATGTAATCAGCGTCATCATATGGGTTCCACTTTATGACCGCATTCTGGTGCCAATAGCTAGAAAATTCACCGGAAGGGAGAAGGGTTTTTCGGAGCTACAGCGGATGGGAATTGGATTAGTCCTGTCAATTCTTGCGATGGTATCTGCAGCTCTTGTTGAGTTGAAGCGTTTAGAGATTGCCAGGTCTGAAGGTCTTATTCATGAGAAGGCTGCTGTTCCAATGAGCATTCTTTGGCAAATACCACAATATTTCTTGGTGGGTGCTGCTGAGGTGTTTACTTGTATAGGCCAAACTGAGTTCTTTTACGATCAGGCCCCAGATGCCATGAGGAGTTTATGTAGTGCATTTGCACTTGTTACAGTCTCACTGGGAAGCTATATAAGCTCCATCATACTGACGTTGGTGGCGTACATTACAACTCAGGGAGGAGATCCTGGATGGATCCCTGACAATCTGAATGAAGGCCATCTCGACCGGTTCTTTTGGTTAATTGCAGGGATAAGCTTTGTGAATTTGATAGTTTACATGGGTTGTGCTGTGAGATACAGATATAAGAAAGCCTCTTGA
- the LOC136549261 gene encoding LOW QUALITY PROTEIN: pentatricopeptide repeat-containing protein At4g37170-like (The sequence of the model RefSeq protein was modified relative to this genomic sequence to represent the inferred CDS: deleted 1 base in 1 codon) — translation MPSRAAIRMKHPSFSVSVTTASQLHDAIDRLLPLLRGDASHASAARAIAAAVASFRPPSTLLSNRILHLLSSHPATLPDAVALLSSLPSTDVCSYNTLVAALGRSPRGLANARALFDQMPRRDHFSWSAIVSAHARHGQPRAALAIYRRMLREPVSAGADNEFTASSALAAATAARCARAGRELHCHVVRRGIDADAVVWSALADMYAKCGRVDDARSVFDRMPVRDVVSWTAMVERYFDAGRDGEGFRLFVRMLRSGIQPNEFTYAGVLRACAEFTSEKLGKQVHGRMTKSRAGDSCFAESALVHMYSKYGDMGTAVRVFRGMPKPDLVSWTVMISGYAQNGQPDEALHSFDMLLRSGFRPDHVTFVGVLSACAHAGLVDKGLGIFHSIKDEYGIEHTADHYACVIDLLSRSGLFERAEEMINTMSVKPNKFLWASLLGGCRIHKNVCLASWAAEALFEIEPENPATYVTLANIYASVGLFDEVENTRRIMELKRITKMPASSWIEVGTRVHVFLVGDKLHPQAEEIYALLKKLYLKMREEGYVADTGFVLHDVEDEQKQQDIGCHSERLAVAFGIIATPKGAPIKVFKNLRICGDCHTTIKLISKIVQREIIVRDSNRFHHFKNGSCSCRDYW, via the exons ATGCCGTCGCGAGCCGCTATCCGCATGAAGCACCCTTCCTTCTCTGTGTCCGTAACCACGGCGTCCCAGCTCCACGACGCCATCGACCGCCTCCTCCCGCTCCTCCGCGGCGACGCCTCCCACGCCTCCGCGGCGCGCGCGATCGCCGCGGCCGTCGCCTCATTCCGGCCGCCCTCCACGCTCCTATCCAACCGCATCCTCCACCTGCTCTCCTCCCACCCGGCCACTCTCCCGGATGCGGTcgccctcctctcctccctcccaaGCACCGATGTGTGCTCCTACAACACCCTCGTCGCGGCGCTCGGCCGCTCCCCGCGCGGCCTCGCCAACGCGCGCGCGCTGTTCGACCAAATGCCCCGGAGGGACCAC TTCTCCTGGTCTGCCATCGTCTCCGCCCACGCGCGCCACGGCCAGCCCCGCGCCGCGCTCGCGATCTACCGCCGGATGCTGCGGGAGCCGGTGAGCGCCGGCGCGGACAACGAGTTCACCGCGTCCAGCGCGCTCGCCGCGGCCACGGCTGCCCGGTGCGCGCGCGCGGGGAGGGAGCTGCACTGCCACGTGGTCAGGAGAGGGATCGACGCGGATGCCGTCGTCTGGAGCGCGCTCGCAGACATGTACGCCAAGTGCGGGCGCGTGGACGACGCGAGGAGCGTGTTCGATAGGATGCCCGTTCGGGACGTCGTCTCTTGGACGGCCATGGTGGAGAGGTATTTTGACGCCGGGCGCGATGGTGAAGGCTTCAGGCTCTTCGTGCGCATGCTGAGGAGTGGCATTCAACCGAATGAGTTCACGTACGCGGGGGTTCTGCGTGCTTGCGCAGAATTCACCTCTGAGAAACTCGGAAAGCAGGTGCATGGTCGAATGACAAAGAGCAGGGCAGGGGATTCATGCTTTGCAGAGAGTGCGCTTGTGCACATGTACTCCAAGTACGGCGACATGGGAACTGCAGTGCGTGTCTTTAGGGGGATGCCAAAGCCGGACTTGGTGTCGTGGACAGTCATGATCTCTGGCTATGCACAGAATGGGCAGCCAGATGAGGCATTGCATTCCTTCGACATGTTATTGAGGTCCGGATTCAGGCCTGATCATGTCACCTTTGTTGGTGTTCTATCTGCATGTGCTCATGCTGGCCTGGTCGATAAAGGTCTGGGTATCTTCCATTCGATAAAGGATGAATATGGTATTGAGCACACTGCTGATCATTATGCTTGTGTGATTGATCTCCTCAGCCGGTCAGGCCTGTTTGAGCGAGCAGAAGAGATGATCAACACAATGTCTGTAAAGCCTAACAAGTTCCTATGGGCGTCCTTGCTTGGTGGCTGCCGGATTCATAAGAATGTCTGCCTCGCAAGTTGGGCAGCAGAAGCATTATTTGAAATTGAACCTGAAAATCCAGCAACATATGTTACTCTAGCCAATATTTATGCATCAGTTGGTTTGTTTGATGAAGTTGAGAATACGAGACGGATCATGGAGTTAAAGCGCATTACTAAAATGCCAGCCTCAAGTTGGATTGAAGTTGGGACAAGAGTGCATGTGTTTCTGGTTGGGGATAAGTTGCATCCTCAAGCTGAAGAAATATATGCGCTTCTGAAGAAGCTGTATCTGAAGATGAGGGAAGAAGGGTATGTAGCAGACACCGGATTTGTTCTCCATGATGTAGAAGACGAGCAGAAGCAGCAGGACATTGGTTGTCATAGCGAGCGGCTTGCTGTTGCTTTTGGAATCATTGCTACTCCGAAGGGTGCTCCCATCAAGGTTTTCAAGAATCTGCGCATTTGTGGGGACTGTCATACCACTATTAAGTTAATATCAAAGATTGTGCAGAGAGAGATCATTGTCAGGGACTCTAATAGGTTCCATCACTTCAAGAATGGGAGTTGTTCTTGCAGGGATTATTGGTGA
- the LOC136549294 gene encoding protein NRT1/ PTR FAMILY 8.3-like isoform X2 — MDEAAGLLLQEEGGGGDHEPLLLPLPQDAGLYTGDGSVDVKGRPALKRTTGNWKACFFILGNECCERLAYYGIAKNLVTYLKVKLHLGNSEAARHVTTWQGTCYLTPLVGAILADSHWGKYWTIAVFSSVYFIGLAILTLSASVPTLQPPSCLRTVCPEASLLQYGIFFVGLYMIALGTGGIKPCVSSFGADQFDDTDPAERAKKGSFFNWFYFCINIGSFISGTIIVWIQDNTGWGIGFAIPTIFMALAISFFFTASNKYRFQKPGGSPLIRVCQVVIAAFRKWHIEVPHDTSHLYEVDGQTSAIEGSRKLEHTNELEFLDRAAVISSADLKSESFTDPWKLCTVTQVEELKILIRMFPIWATTIIFSAVYAQNSSMFIEQGMVLDKRIGSFNIPPASLSTFDVISVIIWVPLYDRILVPIARKFTGREKGFSELQRMGIGLVLSILAMVSAALVELKRLEIARSEGLIHEKAAVPMSILWQIPQYFLVGAAEVFTCIGQTEFFYDQAPDAMRSLCSAFALVTVSLGSYISSIILTLVAYITTQGGDPGWIPDNLNEGHLDRFFWLIAGISFVNLIVYMGCAVRYRYKKAS, encoded by the exons ATGGATGAGGCAGCAGGACTGCTGTTACAAGAAGAGGGTGGAGGTGGGGACCACGAACCGCTCCTCCTTCCACTTCCACAG GACGCTGGCCTTTACACAGGTGATGGATCTGTTGATGTCAAAGGGCGCCCTGCATTAAAGCGCACTACAGGCAATTGGAAAGCATGTTTTTTCATCCTAG GGAATGAGTGTTGTGAAAGGTTGGCCTACTACGGAATTGCGAAAAACTTAGTTACTTATTTGAAAGTGAAGCTTCATCTAGGCAACTCTGAGGCTGCAAGACATGTCACCACTTGGCAAGGGACATGCTATCTCACTCCCCTTGTTGGAGCCATCTTAGCAGATTCTCATTGGGGGAAATACTGGACAATTGCTGTTTTCTCATCAGTTTACTTTATT GGCCTGGCTATTTTGACGCTGTCAGCATCAGTCCCAACATTGCAGCCACCTTCATGTTTAAGAACAGTTTGTCCAGAAGCAAGCTTACTTCAGTATGGCATATTTTTTGTTGGTCTCTATATGATAGCCCTAGGGACTGGAGGTATCAAACCTTGTGTCTCCTCCTTTGGAGCTGATCAATTTGATGACACTGACCCAGCAGAGAGAGCTAAGAAGGGTTCCTTCTTCAATTGGTTCTACTTCTGTATAAATATTGGTTCATTCATATCAGGCACTATCATAGTGTGGATACAAGATAACACTGGTTGGGGAATAGGATTTGCGATTCCTACTATATTCATGGCATTAGCTATTTCATTCTTCTTCACAGCTTCAAATAAGTACAGATTCCAAAAACCTGGTGGGAGTCCACTCATAAGAGTGTGTCAGGTAGTTATAGCAGCATTTCGTAAGTGGCACATTGAAGTGCCACATGATACATCTCACCTTTATGAAGTTGATGGCCAAACTTCAGCAATTGAGGGAAGCCGGAAGCTGGAGCACACAAATGAGCTCGA GTTCCTTGATAGAGCTGCTGTTATCTCATCTGCTGATCTGAAGAGCGAATCCTTTACGGACCCATGGAAGCTTTGCACAGTTACCcaggtggaagaattgaagatCCTAATAAGAATGTTTCCCATTTGGGCTACTACTATCATATTCAGTGCTGTTTACGCCCAAAACTCTTCCATGTTCATAGAGCAGGGCATGGTTCTTGACAAGCGCATTGGATCTTTCAACATTCCTCCTGCATCTCTCTCAACTTTTGATGTAATCAGCGTCATCATATGGGTTCCACTTTATGACCGCATTCTGGTGCCAATAGCTAGAAAATTCACCGGAAGGGAGAAGGGTTTTTCGGAGCTACAGCGGATGGGAATTGGATTAGTCCTGTCAATTCTTGCGATGGTATCTGCAGCTCTTGTTGAGTTGAAGCGTTTAGAGATTGCCAGGTCTGAAGGTCTTATTCATGAGAAGGCTGCTGTTCCAATGAGCATTCTTTGGCAAATACCACAATATTTCTTGGTGGGTGCTGCTGAGGTGTTTACTTGTATAGGCCAAACTGAGTTCTTTTACGATCAGGCCCCAGATGCCATGAGGAGTTTATGTAGTGCATTTGCACTTGTTACAGTCTCACTGGGAAGCTATATAAGCTCCATCATACTGACGTTGGTGGCGTACATTACAACTCAGGGAGGAGATCCTGGATGGATCCCTGACAATCTGAATGAAGGCCATCTCGACCGGTTCTTTTGGTTAATTGCAGGGATAAGCTTTGTGAATTTGATAGTTTACATGGGTTGTGCTGTGAGATACAGATATAAGAAAGCCTCTTGA